DNA sequence from the Acidobacteriota bacterium genome:
CTGGGGACCTCGGGGCTCCGCGACTGGACCCTGGACGGCGTGCATCTCTGCATGGTCCGGCTCGACCTGTTGCGGCTGAACACGATGCCGGCTCTCGACCCGGCGGTGCTCGCCGACGCCAATGCTCTCAGGACACGCGGCTCCACAGCCCTGCGCGGTCTTGGACGGCTGGCCCACCCGATGCTGCGGCGCGCCGGCGAGCCGGGCTTCCGTCGCGTCTCCTGGCCCGAGGCGATCGAGATCGCGGTCTCCGGGCTGGCCGAGGTCCGCCAACGCGACCCCACCCGTGCGGCCTTCTTCCTGACCTCGCGCGGCATTCCCAACGAGACCTACTACGTGGCGCAGAAGGCCGCACGGTTCTTCGGTACGCCCCACGTCGACACGGCCGCCCGCCTCTGCCACGCCGCCTCGACGATCGCCCTCAAGAGAGCATACGGATACGCAGCGGCAACGAACTCGTACCGGGACTGGCTCGATGCCGAACTGATCGTGTTCTTCGGTTCGAACGTGCCGAACAACCAGCCGGTGACCGTCAAGTACCTCCACCATGCGGTCCGGCGGGGCACCGAGATCGCGGTCGTCAACCCGTATCGCGAACCAGGACTCGAGCGCTACTGGGTGCCGTCGGTGCCTTCCAGCGCGGTGTTCGGTACCGACCTGGCGCGGCACTGGTTCGCCGTCGACACGGGCGGGGATCTCGCCTTCCTGAACGGCACGATGAAGGCCCTGCTCGATCTCCCCGGAGGCGTCGCAAGGGACTTCGTGGAGAGCTCCACCGAGGACTTCGACGCTCTGGATGCGGCCCTACGGCAGACCTCCTGGGAGGAGCTCCAGAGGGCCAGCGGCACGTCGCGAGCCGAGATGGAGCGCTTCGCCGAACTGCTCCGCGCCAAACCGAAGACCGTGCTCGTCTGGTCCATGGGTCTGACCCAGCACCGCCACGGCGTCGACACCGTGCTCGCGCTCTGCAACCTGGGACTGATCCGCGGCCTGCCGGGCCTTTCCGGCGCCGGCCTGGTGCCCATTCGCGGCCACTCCGGCGTCCAGGGTGGGTCGGAAGTCGGCTGCGCACCGGTATCGGAGACCGAGATTCTCGACCACTGGACCAAGGTCTGGGGCTTCCAGCCGCCGCGCGGTCCCGGTCTCGCAGCCACGGGGCAGATCGAGGCCGCAGCCGACGGCGACATCGACGCTTTCTGGATCCTGGGAGGCAACTTTCTCGAAACGATGCCGGACCGGGAGCGCGTCGAGCGCGCGCTGCAACGCCCGGGCATCCGCATCCACCAGGACATCGTGCCGAGCAGCGCCATGCTGGTCGAGCCGAGCGACACGGTGCTGTTGCTGCCGGCCACCACCCGCTATGAGATCCCCGGCGGAGTCACCGAGACGACGACCGAACGGCGGATCGTCTACTCGCCTCCAATCGCACACGGCGGCGCCCCGGCAAGACGCCTCGGCGAATGCCGCCCGGAGTGGGAGGTGCTGTGTGAGGTCATCGCCGGAGTTCGGCCCGAGCCGGCCGGCGTGCTCGACTTCGCGGATACGGCCGCGATCCGGGCCGAGATCGCCATGGCCGAGCCCCGCTATGCCGGGATCGAGAACCTGAAGCGAAAGGGAGACGAGTTCCAGTGGGGTGGCGAGCGCCTGTTCGAGGACGGCAGTTTCGCCACCGCGTCCGGCCGGGCGCGTTTCCACCCCGTTGAACCGCCCGCGGAGCGCGAACTGGGGAGCGGCGAGCTGTTTCTCTCGACCCGCCGCGGCCGCCAGTTCAACTCGATGGTCCACGGCGACCGCGACGCGCTGACCGGTCTGAAACGGTCCGACCTGCTGATGAACGCCGGCGACGGCCGCACACGAGGCATCGGCGAAGGCGATCGTGTGGTCGTGTCGTCACCGGTCTCCCGGATGGAACTGGTCGCACGCTTCGGCCCGATCAAGGCCGGCAACGTCGAGGCCCACTGGCCCGAGTGCATGGAACTCCTTCCGTGGTCGCTCGACCCGGACTCCGGCGAACCCGAGTACGGGGTTCGCGTACGGATCGAACGGCTGAGGCACGAACATTGACGCCCAGGACGCCGGAAGCTGAGTCCCCCGGGCGTTGCGCGGCCCGCCGGACGCATGTCGAACGACGCCCGGGCGAAGCTCGCCACGACGAGGTGGCGATCGAGGAACCACTCGAGATCCGGGTCGACGGCGAGGCCCTGGTCGTCACGATGCGCAGTCCAGGCGCCGAGGTCGAGCTCGCGCTCGGCTACCTGTACGCGGAGGGTCTGATCGAGAGCGCCGGAGACGTGGACGACGCCGCCGTCCGCTCCCCCTCCGCTCAGGAGCGAGGGACGGTTCCGACGATCGAACAGGTGGACCCGGTCCCGGGATCCATCGTCGATGTGCGGCTCTCCAGCGCGGGACACCGGCGCGCCCGGCGCGCGGCGATCGCGGCCAGGCGGGAGGTCGCCTTCCGCGTCACCAGCGCCTGTGGCGTCTGCGGCAAGCCGTCGCTCGACGACCTTTGGGTGCGCCTGCCGGCGATCCGACCGCTTGACGTCGAACCGGACCGCGAACGACGGCTCGTCCAGGCGCTGCCCGCCAGGATGACGAAGCACCAGCGCCTCTTCCGGGATACCGGCGGCGTGCATGCCGCTGCCCTGTTCGACGCCCGTGCCGGCGGCGCCGAGTTCCTGTGGCTGTACGAGGACATCGGCCGTCACAACGCGGTCGACAAGGTGATCGGCCGCGCGCTGCTGTCCGGACGGCTGCCCCTGGAAGCGACGATGCTCGTGGTCAGCGGCCGCCTCGGCTTCGAGATCGTCCAGAAGGTAGCGGTCGCGGGCGTGCCGCTGATCGCGGCGGTCGGCGCGCCGTCGACGCTGGCGCTCGACATCGCCCACCTGGCGGGCGTTCGGGTCTACGCCTTCGTGGCGGGCGACCGCGGCAACTTCTATCCGGCGGCACCCGTCCAGGCGCGCCTCGTGACCGAACCGGATTGACGACATGCGCGCGCGGGCATAGGTTGACCTGGAAACAGGTTGACCTCTTGAGGGAGGGCACACAATGGCGAGAACCTGCAAGTGACGACGGCTGCCGCGGTTGCGGAGGAACGGACGGCCTCGGGCCTGACGTTCTTCGATCACGTCAACGCCGCCTTCGACGAAGCGGCAAAACACACCGAGCACGATCCCACGCTCCTGGAGCAGGTGAAGTGGGTCAACTCGGTCTACCGGATGAGCTTCCCGCTCCGTCGCGACGACGGCTCGATCGAAGTGATCCACGCCTGGCGCGCGGAGCACAGCCATCACCGGCTGCCGACCAAGGGCGGCATCCGCTATGCGATGAACGTCAACGAAGACGAGGTCATGGCGCTGGCCGCGCTGATGACCTACAAGTGTGCTCTGGTCGACGTCCCCTTCGGCGGCGCCAAGGGCGGGATTCAGATCGATCGCGGCCGCTACTCCGAAGGCGAACTGGAACGGCTCACGCGTCGCTACACGGCCGAACTCCAGCGCAAGTCCTTCATCGGTCCGGGCAAGGACGTGCCCGCGCCGGACTACGGCACCGGCGAACAGGAGATGGCCTGGATCGCCGACACGTACTCCCAGATCGAACACGGCGAAGTGAACGTGGCCGCCTGCGTGACCGGCAAACCCGTCGAGCACGGCGGCATTCAGGGCCGCACACAGGCGACCGGACTCGGCGTCTTCTTCGGCGTCCGCGAAGCGTGTTCCTACGAGGACGACATGGCAAAGCTCGGCCTGGAACCGGGCATCGCGGGCAAACGAGTCGTCATCCAGGGACTGGGCAACGTCGGCTACCACGCCGCGAAGTACCTCCAGGGCGCCGGCGCGAAGCTGGTCGGTCTGGCCGAGTTCGAGGGCGCGATCGCGGACCCGGGCGGACTCGACATCGATGACGTGGTCGAACACCGCAAGACGACCAGGTCGATCCTCGACTTCCCCGGCGCGTCCAACGTCGAGCCCAGCCACAAGGCGCTGGAACTCGACTGCGACATCCTCATCCCGGCTGCACTCGAAAACCAGATCACCAGAGAGAACATCGAGCGCATCTCCTGCCGCATCCTGGCCGAAGCCGCGAACGGACCCACGACTTCCTCCGCCAGCAGAGCCGCGGCGAAACGCGGCATCCTCGTGATCCCGGACGTCTACCTGAACGCCGGCGGTGTCACCGTGTCCTACTTCGAATGGCTCAAGAACCTCTCCCACGTCCGCTTCGGACGGATGCAGAAGCGGTTCGAGGAGAGCGTGCGCAAGGACCTGCTGCACGCGATGAGTTCGGCCACCGGCGCCAGCTTCAGCCGGGACGAGATCAAGATCCTGGCGCGCGGCGCGGATGAGATCGACCTGGTGAACTCCGGCCTGGAAGAGACGATGGCCACCGCGTATCACCACATCCGCAGATTCCGGCAGAAGGTCGGTCCGGGGGTCGACCTGCGCACCGCGGCCATGGCCCTGGCCATCGACAAGGTCGCCGCTTCCTACAAAACGGCCGGGATCTTCCCGTAGCTGGCACCTCTCCCCTCTGGCCCCCTAGCAGAATCCCGTCTTGATCTCGCTGCTGCTGATCGTTCTCGGCATCGCCGTGCTCTGGGCCGGCGGTGAGATCCTCGTGCGCTCGGTGACCGGTCTGGCCGCGGTTCTGCGCGTCAGCCCGACGGTGATCGGGTTGACGGTCGTCGCCTTCGGCACCTCGGCGCCGGAACTTGGCGTGGCGGTAGCCGCCGCGCTGCGGGATTCCGCCGGTCTGGTCTACGGCAACGTCGTCGGCTCGAACATCGCCAACGTCGGTCTGATCCTTGGTGTCTCGGCGCTCGTCGTGCCTCTCCACAACCACACCGACGGCGCCGAGCGCCAGGCCATCCGCCTGGTCCGGCGCGAGTTGCCCTTCATGCTGGGCACGTCACTTCTGGTCCTGGTGTTCGTCGCCTTCGGATATCTCGGGCGCGTCGCCGGCATCGTCCTCCTCGCGCTGATGGCGTACTTTCTCGTCGTTCTGGTCCGCGCCGGAGACACCGACGCGGCGGATCCCCAGGGTGTCAGTCCGGTCAAGTCTGCCCTTGGCACTCTGGTTGGACTCGCGCTACTCGCCGTCGGCGCGGCCGAACTCCTGGTGCCCGCGGCGAAGGACCTTGCGCTGGCCCTCGGCGTCAGCGAACTGGTGGTCGGACTCACCGTCGTGGCGTTCGGAACCAGTGTGCCCGAACTCGCCGCCTGCCTGGTGGCGGCGTACCGGAATCAACACGGCATCGTGCTGGGAAACATCATCGGCTCGAACGTGTTCAACATTCTGCTGGTCCTACCGGTCGCGATTCTCATACGTCCCTTCGAAACGACCTTCCTCGCCGAGGGGCTCGACGCGTCGGTCATGCTCTTCTTCAGCCTCCTCATGTTTCTCGCCGTCTACCTGCTGCGACACGGGCGCAGCATCGGACGGACCTGGGGAACGCTGCTCGTGGCAGCCTACGGGGGCTACGTAGCCTGGCTCTTCAGCAAACTATGACCGTCACCCAACCGACAGCGAGCGGCAGCCTGCCCTTCGCCGACCGTCACATCGGCCCCCGGGCCGCCGAGATCGAGCAGATGCTCGAGGCGCTCGGGCAGACCTCGCTCGCGAGCCTGATCGACGCGGCCGTACCGGCGGCGATCCGGAGCGATGGGCCGACCGGCGGCCTCGAACTGCCACCGCCGGCGTCCGAAGCCGGGGCCCTGGTCGAGCTGGACGAGATCGCGAGCAGCAACCAGGTGCTGCGCAGCTTCATCGGCATGGGCTACCACGGCTGCGTCACGCCACCCGTGATCCAGCGCAACGTGCTCGAGAACCCCGGCTGGTACACGGCCTACACGCCCTACCAGCCGGAGATCTCCCAAGGCCGGCTGGAAGCGTTGCTTAACTTCCAGACCATGGTCGCCAACCTCACGGGGCTGGAGATCGCGAACGCCTCCCTGCTGGACGAACCGACGGCCGCCGCCGAAGCGATGTCGCTTTGCTGGGCGGACAGGCGACGACAGGGGAGGTTCTTCGTTTCGGAAGGCTGCCATCCGCAGACGATCGAGGTGGTCCGCACCCGCGCCGAAGCGCTCGGCATCGAGGTCGAGGTCGGCGATCACGAGAGGCTCGACCCGAACGGCATCTTCGCGGCACTGGTGCAGCAACCGGCGACCGATGGCGGCGTCCACGACTACCGGCAGCTGGCAGCGCGGGTGCGGGAAGCGGGCGGCCTCGTGATCGCAGCCGCCGATCCGCTGGCCCTCTGCCTGCTGGAAGCGCCCGGCGAATGGGGAGCCGACGTCGCGGTGGGCAACACGCAGCGCTTCGGCCTGCCGATGGGTTTCGGCGGGCCGCACGCGGCCTACATCGCCGTCCGCGACCGCCTGAAGCGGCGGCTCCCTGGCCGCCTGGTCGGCGTCACGCACGACGACCGTCACCGCCCGGCGCTCCGCCTGGCGCTCCAGACCCGGGAACAGCACATCCGGCGCGACCGGGCCACGAGCAACATCTGCACCGCTCAGGTGCTGCCAGCGGTGATCGCGAGCTTCTACGCCGTTTACCACGGCCCGGGTGGTCTCCGGTCGATCGCCGAGGCGGTTCACCGGCGCGCGTGCCGCCTGGCCGAACGCCTTCGCACCCTCGGCTTCGAGCTTGAGGCGGACACCTTCTTCGACACGGTGACGGCGAAGGTCGACGGTCTTCCGGAGGAGCAGCAGGTGCTTGCCGCAGCTGTTCGGCGGAAGCTGAACCTGCGCGGTTGGGGTTCCGGCGCGATTTCCGTCGCCTGCGACGAGACGACGACCGACTACGACATCGAATCCGTGCTCGCCGCCTTCGCCGAAGTCCGATCGTCGTCCATTCAGGTCGCGGCCGGCACTCCGGAGCCGCTACCCGAAGCGCTGCGCCGGACAACCCCCTGTCTCGAACACCCCGTGTTCAGCAGCTACCGGTCGGAGACCGAACTCCTCCGCTATCTCCACCGGCTCGAGGCGCGGGACCTGTCGTTGACGACTTCGATGATCCCCCTCGGCTCGTGCACGATGAAGCTGAACGCAACGGCCGAGATGATGCCGATCACCTGGCGCGGGTTCGCCCACATGCATCCCTACGCGCCCGAGGATCAGACTGCCGGCTACCGGCGGCTCTGCGGCGACCTCGAGGAATGGCTGGCCAGGATCACCGGCTTCTCGGCCGTCTCCCTGCAGCCGAACGCCGGCTCGCAGGGCGAGTACGCCGGCCTGCTCGCGATTCGCAGCTACCACGAGAGCCGCGGCGAGGGTGCCCGCACCGTCTGTCTCATACCGACATCAGCCCATGGAACGAACCCGGCGAGCGCGGTGCTGGCAGGCCTGAAGGTCGAGCCCGTCAGGTGCGACGACGAGGGGAACATCGATCTCGACGACCTGCGTGCCCGGGCCGACGCTCACAGCGAGGACCTCGCCGCCCTGATGGTCACCTACCCGTCGACCCACGGTGTCTTCGAGGAAGCGATCCGGGAGATCTGCGCCGTCGTCCACAATCACGGCGGACAGATCTACCTGGACGGCGCGAACATGAACGCCCAGGTCGGCGTCTGCCGGCCAGGCGAGTACGGAGCCGACGTCTGTCACCTCAATCTGCACAAGACGTTCTGCATTCCACACGGAGGCGGAGGACCCGGAATGGGGCCGATCGCAGTCGCCAGCCACCTTGCGCCGTTCCTGCCGCGTCATCCCCTCGCCTCCATCGGTCGATCGGACAGCACGGGGACCCTGGGCGACGGCACGGTGGGTGCGGTCAGCGCGGCGCCCGTCGGCAGCGGCTCCATCCTGCCGATCTCCTGGGCCTATATCCGCATGATGGGCACCGCAGGCCTCCGCAGCGCCACCGAGGTCGCGATTCTGAACGCGAACTACATCGCGCAACGCCTCGCGCCCCACTACCCCGTCCTCTATCGCGGCGCCGGAGGCCTGGTCGCCCACGAGTGCATCCTCGACCTGCGTGACTTCAAGTCCTCGGCCGTCGAGGTCGACGACGTGGCGAAGCGGCTGATCGACTACGGCTTCCACGCCCCCACGATGTCCTTCCCCGTTGCCGGAACGCTCATGGTGGAACCGACGGAGAGCGAATCGAAAGCGGAGCTCGACCGCTTCTGCGACGCCATGGTCGCCATCCGGGCCGAGATCGCGGCGGTCGAGCGGGGGGATGTGGAGATCGACGACAGCCCGCTACGCGGCGCGCCACACACGGCTGCCGCCATCGTTGTCGACGACTGGGATCGTCCGTACTCCCGCCGGCAGGCCGCCTTCCCGGCACCGTGGACCGACGACCACAAGTACTGGCCTCCCGTCGGTCGCATCGACAACGTGCACGGCGACCGCCACCTCATCTGCACCTGCATCGGCATGGAGCCGTTCGAGGCGGTCGGTGCGCGAGGCGCCTTCGTCCGCTGAAACGCGCTACTTCGTCAGCCCGTACTCGATCGCGTCCGACAAGGCTTCCCAGCTCGCCTCGATGATGTTCGTGCCGGCGCCGACCGTGGTCCACCGATCGCCGCCAGCCACGAAGTCCACGAGCACCCGGGTCGTCGCGGCCGTGCCCTGGGCACTGTCCAGAATGCGAACCTTGTAGTCGGCAAGCCGCATTTCGCCCAAGGCCGGGTAGTGCGGTTCCAGGGCCTTGCGCAGGGCGTGGGCCAGGGCGTTGACCGGACCGTTTCCCTCGGATGCGGTATGCGCGATCGTGCCGTCCGGCACCTCGACCTTGACCGTCGCCTCGGCGACGAGACCCCGACCATCGCGGTGCTCGACCACGGTCAGGAAGTCGATCAGACGGAACGGCGCTTCGTATCCGGGTTCCGCCCGGCGCAACATGAGCTCGACGGAGGCCTCCGCGGCCTCGAAGCTGTAGCCGCGGTTCTCGAGATCCTTGACCTTGTGCAGCACCTCCCGGGCGTACGGCGTGTCGGCACCGACGCCCGTGCTCTCCGCCAGATGGACGATGTTGCCGCGCCCCGAGAGTTCGGACACGACGGTGCGCATCTCGTTGCCGATCAACTCAGGCTCCACGTGCTGATAACTGGACGGCTCCTTGAGCATGGCCGCCACGTGGATGCCGCCCTTGTGGGCGAAGGCGCTGCGACCGACGTAGGGCAGGTGATCGTCGTGGGCGACGTTCGCCACCTCGGCGACGTATCGGGACAGCGAGGTCAACTCGCGCAGACTCTCGTCGGTGACGCAGGAGTAGCCCATCTTGCACTGGAGGTCCGGAATGATGGTCACGAGGTTCGCGTTCGCCACCCGCTCGCCGTAGCCGTTGATCGTGCCCTGGACCATGACCGCGCCGGCGCGCACCGCGGCCAGGGTGTTGGCGACGCCGCATCCGGCATCGTCGTGGGTATGGATACCGATCCGGACATCCGGGCCCAGTTCAGCCCGCGCCGCGTCGACCCCCGCCTCGATCTGCCACGGCAGGGTTCCGCCGTTCGTGTCGCAGAGCACAACGTAGTCGGCGCCCGCCGCGGCCGCCGCCCGGAGCGTGCCGAGGGCGCACTCCGGGTTTCCGGCCAGGCCGTCGAAGAAGTGCTCCGCGTCGTAGATCACCTCGCGGCCGAGATCCTTGAGGTAGCCGACCGTGTCGCCGATCATCGCCTCGTTCTCGCGCGCGTCGGTCTCGAGCACCTTCTCGACGTGCAGGTCCCAGCTCTTGCCGACCAGTGTGACGGTGGGTGTGTCCGCAGCGACGAGTGCCTGAACGTTGCCGTCGTGAGCGCAGGCGCTGTGCTTGCGCCGCGTGGCGCCGAACGCACAGATCTTCGCCTGCTCGAGATCGACTCCGCGAATGGCCTCGAAGAAGTCGGCGTCCTTCGGGTTCGAGCCGGGCCACCCGCACTCGATGTAGGGAATGCCGAAGGCGTCGAGACGCCGGGCGATCGCCACCTTGTCGGCCAGGGACAGCGAGATGTTCTCCCGCTGCGTGCCATCGCGCAGCGTCGTGTCGTAGAGCTCGATCCGGGTGGCGGTCACAGCGGCATCCTCACATCGGTTCCTCGAGACCGGGTCCCTGCAGCAGTTCGATCAACTCCTCACGCGAGAAGATCTTGTTCAGTCGCGGATCGTCCTCCTGCACCACGCTTTCCATCAGCCGGCGCTTTCGGTCGATGATCGCCGCGATCCGTTCTTCCAGTGTCTCCTCCGTGATCAGCTTGAACACGTGGACCACCCGCTTCTGCCCGATGCGGTAGAGGCGGTCCGTCGCCTGGTCTTCCCGGGCGGCGTTCCACCAGCGGTCGTAGTGGATCACGACCGAGCCGCCCACCAGGTCGATCCCCGTACCGCCGGCCTTCAGGCTGCCGAGAAACACGCGGCAGTCGTCGTCGTTGTTGAACCGGTCGACGACCTTGCCGCGTTCGCGGGTCGAACCCGTCAGGGTGACGTAGTCGATGCCGAGCTTCGTCAGATGGCGTTGCAGGATCGCGATCATCCCCAGGTACTGGGTGAAGACGACCACCTTCTGCCCGCTGTCGAAGCTCTCCTCCAGGAGTTCCTTGCACAGATCCCATTTGCCCGACTCGTAGTTCTCGTAGCGGTCGAGGTCGTTTACCGCCAGCGCGGGATGATCGCAGATCTGCTTCAGCATGTTCAGCAGAGCGAAGATGTGGATGTACGGCAGCGATCCCCTTTCGCTCCGCAGCGTCTTCATCAGCGCCGCGCCCTTGGTTTCGATCGTCTGCCGGTACATGCCGAACTGCTCCTCGCTCAACCGGCAGGTGCGGATGTCCTCGATCTTCTCCGGCAATTCGTCCAGAACCGCGGTCTTGACCCGACGCAGAACGAAGGGCGCTGTCAGACGCCGCAGGTTGACCGCGTACCAGGAGTCGGCGTCGAGTTCGTTCGGCCCCATGAAGTCGACGTAGCTGTCGTCCCCGCCGAGATAGCCGGGAAGCACGAGATCGAACAGTCCCTTCAGTTCAGTCAGCGAGTTCTCGATCGGCGTACCGGTCAGTCCGAGCTTCATGCGCGCCGACAGCGCCACCGCGGCACGGTAGCCCTGCGTGCTGCGGTTCTTGATCTGCTGCACTTCGTCGAACACGACCAGGCCCCACAGCCGCTCGCCGAACCGCTCGACATCGTTGCGCATCACGCCGTACGAGGTGAGCACCACGTCCCCCTGCGCCAGTGACTCCTCCAGATCGCGGTGAGGTCCGTGGTAGTAGACCGACCGCAGCACCGGAGCGTACTCGCGCAGCTTGTTCCGCCAGTGACTGATCACGGTGCGCGGGCAGACGACCAGAATCGGCAGATCAACAGCCAACTGCTCGCGCAGAATGACCATCAGCGCCATTGCCTGGTGGGTCTTCCCCAACCCCATGTCGTCGCACAGCAGGCCGGCCAGACCGTTCTCGTACAGGAACTTGAGCCACTCGACGCCGAGTCTCTGGTAGGGCCGGAGGATGCTCTTCAATCCCTCCGGCTCCACCAGCGGATCGGCGGGCCTCAAGGCCAGAAAGCGGCGCAGGAAGTCCGTGCGGTCTCCCTCGCCCTCGACCCGGATCGGGGCCGCGCTCGAGGCCTGAAGGCGCAGCAGCTCAGCCGAAGAAAGACGCACCCGGCCGGCGTCGCCGTTGCTCCCGACGCCAGTGCGACCGCCACGCGCCTCGCGCCGGTCGGGCAGCGAGCCGAGATTGCGCAGCGCCGGTGCATTCAGATCGATCCAGCCCGAAGCGGTCTCGAGATACGGCTGGCCGGTTCGCTTCGCTTCGAGCAACTCGTTCAGGCCAACGTCGCCGCTACCGAATCCGTAGCGAATGGACAGCAGGTCGTCATCCTCGTCTTCGCCCTCGGGCGCGATCTCTATGTAGTCGAACTCGGTGAGAATGCCGAGGCTGGCCAGAGGGTTCTCGGCCAGGGTCGGCGACGGCTCCGAGGCCGGCTCGTCGGAGCGAAACGTGCCGATACCGGCCAGCTCGAGTCCGAGGATCTTCGGCTCGCGCCAGCTCCCGTCACCCCGTTCCGACCGCCTAACGAGGACGCCCAACTCCTCGAGGAACACCAGGTCGCCGTACCGGAAACGGCTGCGCCCCGGGTCGTCGAGAATCTCCTCACCCTCCGCGGCCAGGCGCAGGACATCGAGCTTGTGCCGCTTTTCGATCCTCGTGTCCGGTCCAACGTAGAAGAGGTCTGCCGCCGGCAGTGGCACGACCGACGCCTGCCCGGTTTCCGCCAGCAGCTCGAGCGCGTCGGCCACGCGCCTCCGTGGCACCGCGATCTGAAAACGGACCGCTT
Encoded proteins:
- the cimA gene encoding citramalate synthase, which codes for MTATRIELYDTTLRDGTQRENISLSLADKVAIARRLDAFGIPYIECGWPGSNPKDADFFEAIRGVDLEQAKICAFGATRRKHSACAHDGNVQALVAADTPTVTLVGKSWDLHVEKVLETDARENEAMIGDTVGYLKDLGREVIYDAEHFFDGLAGNPECALGTLRAAAAAGADYVVLCDTNGGTLPWQIEAGVDAARAELGPDVRIGIHTHDDAGCGVANTLAAVRAGAVMVQGTINGYGERVANANLVTIIPDLQCKMGYSCVTDESLRELTSLSRYVAEVANVAHDDHLPYVGRSAFAHKGGIHVAAMLKEPSSYQHVEPELIGNEMRTVVSELSGRGNIVHLAESTGVGADTPYAREVLHKVKDLENRGYSFEAAEASVELMLRRAEPGYEAPFRLIDFLTVVEHRDGRGLVAEATVKVEVPDGTIAHTASEGNGPVNALAHALRKALEPHYPALGEMRLADYKVRILDSAQGTAATTRVLVDFVAGGDRWTTVGAGTNIIEASWEALSDAIEYGLTK
- a CDS encoding molybdopterin-dependent oxidoreductase encodes the protein MRTPFGLGQTKPRHYLEMAKVAWRNRDEAGYTWRILRDGVCDGCALGTSGLRDWTLDGVHLCMVRLDLLRLNTMPALDPAVLADANALRTRGSTALRGLGRLAHPMLRRAGEPGFRRVSWPEAIEIAVSGLAEVRQRDPTRAAFFLTSRGIPNETYYVAQKAARFFGTPHVDTAARLCHAASTIALKRAYGYAAATNSYRDWLDAELIVFFGSNVPNNQPVTVKYLHHAVRRGTEIAVVNPYREPGLERYWVPSVPSSAVFGTDLARHWFAVDTGGDLAFLNGTMKALLDLPGGVARDFVESSTEDFDALDAALRQTSWEELQRASGTSRAEMERFAELLRAKPKTVLVWSMGLTQHRHGVDTVLALCNLGLIRGLPGLSGAGLVPIRGHSGVQGGSEVGCAPVSETEILDHWTKVWGFQPPRGPGLAATGQIEAAADGDIDAFWILGGNFLETMPDRERVERALQRPGIRIHQDIVPSSAMLVEPSDTVLLLPATTRYEIPGGVTETTTERRIVYSPPIAHGGAPARRLGECRPEWEVLCEVIAGVRPEPAGVLDFADTAAIRAEIAMAEPRYAGIENLKRKGDEFQWGGERLFEDGSFATASGRARFHPVEPPAERELGSGELFLSTRRGRQFNSMVHGDRDALTGLKRSDLLMNAGDGRTRGIGEGDRVVVSSPVSRMELVARFGPIKAGNVEAHWPECMELLPWSLDPDSGEPEYGVRVRIERLRHEH
- the gcvP gene encoding aminomethyl-transferring glycine dehydrogenase, which codes for MTVTQPTASGSLPFADRHIGPRAAEIEQMLEALGQTSLASLIDAAVPAAIRSDGPTGGLELPPPASEAGALVELDEIASSNQVLRSFIGMGYHGCVTPPVIQRNVLENPGWYTAYTPYQPEISQGRLEALLNFQTMVANLTGLEIANASLLDEPTAAAEAMSLCWADRRRQGRFFVSEGCHPQTIEVVRTRAEALGIEVEVGDHERLDPNGIFAALVQQPATDGGVHDYRQLAARVREAGGLVIAAADPLALCLLEAPGEWGADVAVGNTQRFGLPMGFGGPHAAYIAVRDRLKRRLPGRLVGVTHDDRHRPALRLALQTREQHIRRDRATSNICTAQVLPAVIASFYAVYHGPGGLRSIAEAVHRRACRLAERLRTLGFELEADTFFDTVTAKVDGLPEEQQVLAAAVRRKLNLRGWGSGAISVACDETTTDYDIESVLAAFAEVRSSSIQVAAGTPEPLPEALRRTTPCLEHPVFSSYRSETELLRYLHRLEARDLSLTTSMIPLGSCTMKLNATAEMMPITWRGFAHMHPYAPEDQTAGYRRLCGDLEEWLARITGFSAVSLQPNAGSQGEYAGLLAIRSYHESRGEGARTVCLIPTSAHGTNPASAVLAGLKVEPVRCDDEGNIDLDDLRARADAHSEDLAALMVTYPSTHGVFEEAIREICAVVHNHGGQIYLDGANMNAQVGVCRPGEYGADVCHLNLHKTFCIPHGGGGPGMGPIAVASHLAPFLPRHPLASIGRSDSTGTLGDGTVGAVSAAPVGSGSILPISWAYIRMMGTAGLRSATEVAILNANYIAQRLAPHYPVLYRGAGGLVAHECILDLRDFKSSAVEVDDVAKRLIDYGFHAPTMSFPVAGTLMVEPTESESKAELDRFCDAMVAIRAEIAAVERGDVEIDDSPLRGAPHTAAAIVVDDWDRPYSRRQAAFPAPWTDDHKYWPPVGRIDNVHGDRHLICTCIGMEPFEAVGARGAFVR
- a CDS encoding Glu/Leu/Phe/Val dehydrogenase, whose product is MQVTTAAAVAEERTASGLTFFDHVNAAFDEAAKHTEHDPTLLEQVKWVNSVYRMSFPLRRDDGSIEVIHAWRAEHSHHRLPTKGGIRYAMNVNEDEVMALAALMTYKCALVDVPFGGAKGGIQIDRGRYSEGELERLTRRYTAELQRKSFIGPGKDVPAPDYGTGEQEMAWIADTYSQIEHGEVNVAACVTGKPVEHGGIQGRTQATGLGVFFGVREACSYEDDMAKLGLEPGIAGKRVVIQGLGNVGYHAAKYLQGAGAKLVGLAEFEGAIADPGGLDIDDVVEHRKTTRSILDFPGASNVEPSHKALELDCDILIPAALENQITRENIERISCRILAEAANGPTTSSASRAAAKRGILVIPDVYLNAGGVTVSYFEWLKNLSHVRFGRMQKRFEESVRKDLLHAMSSATGASFSRDEIKILARGADEIDLVNSGLEETMATAYHHIRRFRQKVGPGVDLRTAAMALAIDKVAASYKTAGIFP
- a CDS encoding calcium/sodium antiporter, yielding MISLLLIVLGIAVLWAGGEILVRSVTGLAAVLRVSPTVIGLTVVAFGTSAPELGVAVAAALRDSAGLVYGNVVGSNIANVGLILGVSALVVPLHNHTDGAERQAIRLVRRELPFMLGTSLLVLVFVAFGYLGRVAGIVLLALMAYFLVVLVRAGDTDAADPQGVSPVKSALGTLVGLALLAVGAAELLVPAAKDLALALGVSELVVGLTVVAFGTSVPELAACLVAAYRNQHGIVLGNIIGSNVFNILLVLPVAILIRPFETTFLAEGLDASVMLFFSLLMFLAVYLLRHGRSIGRTWGTLLVAAYGGYVAWLFSKL
- a CDS encoding formate dehydrogenase accessory sulfurtransferase FdhD is translated as MAIEEPLEIRVDGEALVVTMRSPGAEVELALGYLYAEGLIESAGDVDDAAVRSPSAQERGTVPTIEQVDPVPGSIVDVRLSSAGHRRARRAAIAARREVAFRVTSACGVCGKPSLDDLWVRLPAIRPLDVEPDRERRLVQALPARMTKHQRLFRDTGGVHAAALFDARAGGAEFLWLYEDIGRHNAVDKVIGRALLSGRLPLEATMLVVSGRLGFEIVQKVAVAGVPLIAAVGAPSTLALDIAHLAGVRVYAFVAGDRGNFYPAAPVQARLVTEPD